Within the Miscanthus floridulus cultivar M001 chromosome 17, ASM1932011v1, whole genome shotgun sequence genome, the region gattttttcaacccccattgtcaatggacttatgaccttcttcgcttggtatgtattggcgggaactgagtttggttgtggccgcacccatgataggagacgcaatagatcattgaaactatagtctgactagtcgtacttagccttcaggatgagtagctcaagcacaaaacgtagcaatgtccaatgtgtcggacaacccttttcaacaccatacacagtctccttcgacgCTTTTTTCACCcattccaaattttctagacctttcgggctctttagtaaaatcctTGATCCAATGGCTCGactcatgtcctccaaatcatcttcatccccaacacgtgctccaccatcattattggcaccaccttcgtcgttaccatcccaaccactagcatcaccaGCTTATTCATCGCCAAACTCGAGATCCATTCGTGcctcaagctctgctgaatattaggacagggattctagggtttcatcgtcgtattcctcctcatcctcatcgttaataataatcgtttcaccatgatgaatccacaccgtGTCTCcttaacaaatcctcgcataatcaaatgtgatctgatgatactcacatctgtccatgccatacagttcttgcaatctttacagggacaaataattgtatccttattctctatcaatgtcgctgcatgcttctctataacttcaataaatttatccacctcttcacagaaacctgccttgaaccttaacgaaccatacatccaagagttcctgttcttcatcttttacaacaacaacaaaacaaacattaaaggactacttacactactagaaatgtgttcatcaatgacgatTTAGTCGTGACGCTTACAAATTTCGTCACAGAACAAACGCCTTCTATGACGAAATTTCCAGCTTCGTCATAAGTAACAAGTGACGGAGCTTTGGCACGAAGAATAATGACGAAAACAAAAGAATCgtcataaaacaacaaaactaaatcgtcatagatcgtttggctcgtgtaccacctcgaggacgtggtgtcgtggtcccaccagcaggtcccacctcgaggACGTGGCAATGTGGTCCCACCATTGGGTCCCAACCTCGAAGACATAGCAATGCGGTCCCACCAGCGGGTCTCAGCCTGAGGACGTGGCGGCGAACAAGTGGGGCAGCGTGGCCCACACAGTCCAGGTGGACCTGCATCCTTCCGCCTccctttttttgccaaaaaatagcGCACGCAGGGAGATTCGAACCCGTGACCTGCTGCTAGACATGTTGGTGCGTTACCACTGGAGCACTCGCCGTTTTGTGATAAAGGCATGCATGTTTTTCTATTTGTAAACGTATAACAtgataattgatgatttttttcctaaaattttctaaaatcattctcgatcaatttattttgttggttttgtcaatatatacatatgaaaagtttgagcaatttaaattttgaatttaaaaaaaatgcaacttcagacaagattttggttccccaaatgatttcagctgaaaaagtgataaataccaaagttgaataactcatcaagatctacaacttttgtattggtcatttcttcatatgacaaagtggtaacgacattgttcacaaatgtgacacatctctcgtaaggttttataaactatatgagacatgtgtaagattagtgaacaatgtgtgctaagaatttgtcaaatgaagaaatgaccaaaataaaagttgtagatattcatgagttgaacaactttggtattcatcgctttttatgttgaaatcaatttgggtctcaaattttggttcgaacttgtcgttttcaaaatttcaaatttgaaaggttcaaattttgtcaaatgacaagatgactaaaataaaagttgtagatattaatgagttgaacaactttggtattcatcactttttatgttgaaatcattttgggtctcaaattttggttcgaacttgtcattttttaaaatttcaaatttgaaaggttcaaattttgtcaaatcacaagatgaccaaaataaaagttatagatcttcgtgacctctacaactttgacgtttatcaaattttcatagCATTTCTGCTAAAAATTTGTGCTAAAAATTTGTGCTAAAAAATATGTATGTTATATAGCATTTCTGATAAATAAAATATAGAGTATATTACTAGCACCTTCGTAGCAAGCACGTGGAGCCCCCGTTCAGCTCGGACACGTAGGCTTTCCCACGCGTCCCGATCGCCTCCGTCCACTagcgtccgtatccgatccaatGGCCTCAGAAGATGAAGGTTTTGCCCCAGGCGGTACAAATAGCGCGCCTCCCCCTCCGCGCCGCCAACCGCGCTCTTTCTCTCTCCTCACGATGCCGCCGTTGGGAGCCCTGCCCCGGGAGAGCCCCCAACCCTTATCAAACCCTAAATCAAAAACTACCCCAAAAAATCCGCAAAAAACCAGAAAAATCCCAAAAATCACCGCTTGATCGAAGATGGCGGCGCAAGGGCAGGCGGCGGCTGGATCCGCGTCCGAGTCCGGCGGCTCACAGGCTGCCTCAgctgcggcggccgcggcggcggccacgtTCCCGGTGACTTCGCTCTACGTGGGTGACCTGCACGAGAGCGTGCAGGACGCGCAGCTCTTCGACGTCTTCAGCCAGGTCGGCGGCGTGGTCTCCGTGCACGTCTGTAGAGACATAAACTCCCGCAAGTCACTCGGGTACGCCTACGTCAACTACAACAATCCCGGCGACGGTGAGAACTCCTCTGCAGTATTCTCGATCTATCGGTTAGGGTTTTGGTGCTGCGGATGCTGTCGATCCCTTGCGAGAAGCCGTCAGATTTGGGGCCGCTTAGGGTTTAGACGCTGAATACTCGATCGGTTGTCTCGATAATGTTGTCATGCAATTAGGGTTCGATGGCGTTTTGATGTGATTAGGATTGTAGCTTCTTTTGGTGTCTTGGTTGTGATTGCAAAATGTTTTGTCTGGTACGTGCTGTTTGGTTCCTATAGAATTGTAACGCAAATGGAAATAAAAACAGATATGTTGCCATAACATCGAAAGCTGTTATTCCTTTGGGTTTGCGTTACAAAACCTACTACCAAACAGCGCCTTAGTGGCTTCATACGGTTAGTATTAAACTTATCTCAAAATAAGGAGGTTAGCCTGCTTCGGTGCCCGCATAAATTAAGGAGGTTGGCCTGCTGGGTGCCCCCAAAAATTGAGAATTACCTTTCTGGATAGATCCTGTGGGATAACTTGAATAGGTGCCAATACTTTAGAGGAGTTGTGTTTTTGTCCTGTGCAAGTGTTTCCTGTGCTGTTCATGTGAAGTTAGTGGGATTTGTTTCATTCTATTGAATTCATGTGGCTTAATGTGCTGTTCGATCAGGGGAGATGTTGCCTTGTGATGTTcgatatatgtgtatatataatgttggctgatttgttgcaaCCTCAGATTATGTTATGGACGCCAAAGAACATCTGTTTAGTTACCAGAAGATATATTTTTAAAATCTTATTATTGTGCTCTATCCATGTTATTTATGTTATGCTGAAGAGGTCTGTAAAAACCGTACGGGAAATATTATACTTGCTTTCTGACCAACTCTTCTGCATACGACATTTCACTTTGGAGCCCCTCCCTCTCTTTATTCTTTATGGCCTTCTATTGATCTGAGATTTATTGCAGCTGCACGGGCACTTGAACTGCTTAACTTCACTCCTATCAATGGAAAGCCTATCAGGATCATGTATTCTAACCGTGACCCCAGTTCCCGCAAATATATTTATTAAGGtgtgttccttgtttttatcctgttTACTGAACTCCTTGCTAGGTCATCTGTAGACTACGCCAACTTGGGACTAGAAGGTTCCATTAGTGGTGTTCTAAATCTTTATACGCCACATTGACTATTCCAGTTGTGATACCTGACCCCCTCCATTCTAATTTGGCAGAATCTTGATAAGTCAATAGACAACAAAGCTTTATATGACACGTTCTGTGCATTTGGGAATATCCTTTCATGTAAAATTGCAACAGACCCCTCAGGAGAATCAAGGGGCTATGGTTTCGTTCAGTTTGAGAGGGATGAATCTGCTCAGTCTGCTATTGATAAACTCAATGGGATgcttatcaatgacaagaaagtGTATGTCGGACCTTTTGTTCGCAAGCAGGACAGGGAAAATGTTTCGAGCAATTTCAAATTCAGTAATGTATATGTGAAGAATCTGTCAGATACTGTTACTGATGATGAGTTGAAGGAGATGTTTGGAAAATATGGGACCATCATCGGAGCAGGTGGAGCatctccttgaagatgatgatcaaggagatagtgatgatgatgacactgAATCTGATGAGCAGCCACAACCCCTGGCAACTAaggtgcttcttctatcttgaAAGTACTGGATGGGGAATATTTGCAATGCATTTGAATGTTTTTAATCTATTCTTTAATATATGCCCTTGCTTTTAGATGCATCTTGTTTCTTGCATAATCCAATATAGCTAGACATACTTGCTAAATAATAATCCTATGTTGTTGACTTCTACTTGTATTCAGTTACCTGACAACAAATAAATGACTCATGATTGCATACCTATTTGGCATCAGTTTCTGTCAATGCAGcataggtttttattttttaaaatacatCTTGTGTGATATTTCCTCCTCAAATTAATACAATAAGTATTAACTAATGATGGGTCATTGCTGTTTCAGTCAAATATGGAAGCTTTGAGGacagaacctgttgctgaaggTGAGACAGCAGTGTCCAGTGTGCAGGTTGTGTCCCAGGTTCTCTCCCAGAACAGCTCAAACCTTTTCCTGAAGAGTGTTGGCATCAAACCAGTGccatcctccaaatcatcatcatcaaatgaaagcgagcttcgggagcaactagcaaggtgaaatcgatgaactcaggaagagaagtgaagaagctgaggaaaagctggcgaggacacaaaaggagatggaggagtacaagaagctgacagagataaacaacaaggcaatggaggagaacaatgcgctgctcaagcgtatcttggccatcaacaatgcttgttcgacatgagcgctgctcgtagctgctggttcattaaacaaggggtctgctggtgattttgtttatgtagtaacttatgttgctggtggttggcaacttttcattatttcctgtgatgttaatgtgaactgagatgaaa harbors:
- the LOC136518925 gene encoding polyadenylate-binding protein 8-like, translating into MAAQGQAAAGSASESGGSQAASAAAAAAAATFPVTSLYVGDLHESVQDAQLFDVFSQVGGVVSVHVCRDINSRKSLGYAYVNYNNPGDAARALELLNFTPINGKPIRIMYSNRDPSSRKYIY